The sequence GATGACGACGCGGGGGGTCGGTCCGGGGAGCCTGGTGAGACAGATCGGATCGGCCCCTCAGGCGCCGCCTGTCACCGCTGTCTCGCGCTCGGACGAAGGTCCGTCGCCGGCTCGGCGACGAGTGGGGGTCCGGCGACGAGAGACGGAGCCCCCACGACGTGAGTCCTACGCAGGAAGCCGGGGACGACACCGACGCCCGTACCTGGCCGATCGGGCGCAGGACCGGCAGGCCCCGGGGGCCTCGCGGTCCCGAGGCCAGGGAGAGCTGGGGACCGACCGGGGCAGTGCTGCCAGGCGAGTCCCGACCGCCGACGTTCGCGGCGACCACGCCTGAGAGCTCGGGGACGCCCGGGAGAACCGGCCGCCGACGCCCTTGGCGGCGGATTCTGGTGGCCCTCCTGGTTCTGCAGCTGGTGGGTCTCGCCGTCGTGGACCGGGTGGCGGCTCACCTCGCCGCGTCGCAGATGGTCAGCCAGGTCCAGAAGAGCCAGCAGCTGCCGACGAAGCCCGAGGCGTCCGTCGGCGGTTTCCCGTTCCTGACGCAGGTCGTCGCGGGGAACTACAAGGACATCGGGCTTCGGATTCATCGGGTCGCCGTCTCCGACCTGTGCGTCGACGACATCGACCTGCATGTCCGCGGCGCGCACCTGCCGCTGCGCAAGCTGATCGGCAACGATGTGACGACGATGCCGATCGACCGGGTGGTCGGCACGGTAAAGCTGACCTACGCGGACCTGAACGCCTATCTCGCCGGCCAGCCGGGAGACGTCCGGCTGGCCGCGGCCAAGAACGGCATGCGGGTCTCGGCGCCGGTCGACGTGCCGATCGTCGGGCAGGTCAAGGTGTTCGGCGATGTGCGGGCCACCGTCCTGGACAACCGGCTCACGATCGCGCCGACCGCGCTGGGAGTCGACGGCCTGGGCGCCCTGAGTATCCCGGCCGGTGCCGTGCGGACCCTGACCGTCGACGTGCCGCTGTCCGGACTGCCGATGAACCTTCGGCTGACCGAGGCGCGGACGACCTCGGCCGGCGTCGAGGTCACCGCGGAGGCTGATCATCTCAACCTGGACACGACCAAGACCTCGACCACCCAGCTGCGCGGCTGCTGAACCGAGCGGCCGTCCCACTCAGCCGGACGGGGTCGGCTGGTCGTGTTGGCCGTAGGCGTTCTGGTAGCGGTTGTAGAGCCGGTCGACCATGTCCGGGGGGATCGCCTTGGGGATGCCGAGCTGGTGGGCGTAATGGGCGCTGCGGGCGACGTCCTCGCACATGACGGCGGCCTTCACGGCGGCGCGGGCGTCGGGGCCGATGGTGAAGACACCGTGGTTGGCCATCAGCACGGCGGGGGAGCGGTGGCCGTCGAGGGTGTCGACGATGCCGCGCCCGATGGAGTCGTCGCCGATGGCGGACAGCGGGCCGACCGGGATGGGCCCGCCGAACTCGTCGGCCATCGCGGACAGCACGCAGGGGATCGGCTCGTGGCGGGCGGCCCAGGCGCAGGCGTAGGGGGAGTGGGTGTGCACGACGCCGCCGACGTCGGGGCGGTGGCGGTAGACGTAGGCGTGCGCCGCGGTGTCGCTGGACGGGCTGAGCCCGCCGTCGAGCACGGCGCCGTGCAGGTCGCAGACGACCATCGTCGCGGCGCTCAGCGCGGCGTAGTCGATACCGGACGGCTTGATCACCATGACCTCGTGGCCGTCGGCGCCGCGGGCGCGGGCGGAGACGTTGCCGGAGGTCCAGGCGACCAGGCCGTTGTCGACGAGGGACAGGTGCAGCTCGACGAGCCGCTCGCGGGCCTCGGCGACGCCGGGCCAGTGGGGCTGGGCGCTCATCGCGGGTCTCCCGTCAGGGTGGTCGGTTCGCGGCGGTCGGCCGTACCGGGAGAGGCCAGGGCCGGCGCGGGCTCGCGGCGGGCCGCGTCGCGCATCCCGCGCAGCCTGCGCATGACCCCGGCGGACGCGGTCCCCGCGGCGCCGAAGTAGTCGTGCAGGGTGCGGTAGTCGGCGTAGAGACGGGTGTAGGCGTCGTGCCGGGCCGGGTCGGGCCGGTAGGCGTCGCGGTGCACCCGGCCCATGACTGCCGCGGCGGCCGGGACGTCGGGGTAGGCGCCGGCGGCGACGGCCGCGTGGATGGCGGAGCCGAGCGCCGGGGCCTGGCTGGTCGCGGCGATGTGGATCGGGTAGCCGAGGACGTCGGCGTACAGCTGCATGAGGGTGGTGTTCTGGGTCAGCCCGCCGGCGGCGTAGAACTCCGCCACGGGGACGCCGGCGTCGCGGAAGGCCTCCAGGATGCGGCGGGTGCCGAAGGCGGTCGCCTCCAGCAGCGCCCGGTAGACGTGCTCGGGACGGGACGCCAGGGTCAGGCCGACGATCACGCCGGACAGCGTGTGGTCGACGAGGATCGACCGGTTACCGTTCATCCAGTCCAGCGCGAGCAGGCCGTGGGCGCCGACGGGGTCGTCGGCGGTCAGCGCGGTCAGGTGCTGGTGCAGGGAGATCCCCGCGGTCCGCGCCGCGTCGCGGTAGGAGCCGGGGACGTGGTGCTCGGTCCACCAGGCGAACAGGTCGCCGACGCCGGACTGGCCGGCCTCGTAGCCGTAGCGGCCGGCGATGATGCCGCCGTCGACGACGCCGCACATCCCGGGGACCTCGGCGAGGGTGTCGGCGGACATGACGTGGCAGGTGGACGTGCCCATCACCGCGAGCAGGTGGCCGGGCTCGGTGACCCCGACCGCGGGGGCGCTGACGTGGGCGTCCACGTTGCCGGCCGCGACGACGATGCCGGCGGGCAGGCCGGTCCACCCGGCGGCGCGCTCGGTCAGGCGCCCGGCGGGCGCGCCGAGCGGGAGCAGCCCGGTGGACAGGCGGGTGTCCGCGTAGTCGGCGAACGCCGGGTTGAGCGCCGCGAAGAAGCCCGGGGTCGGGTAGGCGCCGTCCTGGAGGATTCCCTTGTAGCCGGCGGTGCAGGCGTTGCGGGTCTCGACGCCGGTGAGCTGCCAGACGATCCAGTCGGCGGCCTCGATCCAGCGCTCGGTGGCCGCGTAGGCCTCCGGGTCCTCCTCGAGGACCTGCAGGGCCTTGGCGACCTGCCACTCGCTGGAGATCTTCCCGCCGTAGCGGGTGATCCAGGGCTCGCGGCGGGCGTGGGCGAGGGCGTTGATCCGGTCCGCGTGCGGCTGGGCGGCGTGGTGTTTCCACAGCTTCGGCCAGGCGTGCGGCCGGTCGCCGTAGCCGGGCAGCTCGCACAGCGGCGTCCCGTCCGCGGTCGTCGGGAGCACCGTACAGGCGGTGAAGTCGGTACCGATCCCGATGATCTGGGCGGGGTCCACGCCCGCGTCCCGCACGGCGGCGGGGACGGCGGTGGCCAGGACGGCGATCCAGTCGCGCGGGTTCTGCAGCGCCCAGTCGGGCGGCAGCGTCCGCCCGCCGGGCAGCCGGGTGTCGATCACGCCGTCGGGGTAGGCGTGCACGGCGGTCGCCAGCTCGTGGCCGTCGCGGACCCGGATCACGCTGGCGCGGCCGGACAGGGTGCCGAAGTCGATGCCGACGACGCACGCGTCGGCCGCGGCGGGCTCGGCGGTGGTGGTCATGAGGCTCCTCGTCCAGGGTCGTGCGGGGGCTGGCCTACCGGTGGCGGTCGAGCCGGAAGTGCAGGTCGTTCAGCCGCAGGTCGCCGACGAAGGACCGGACCGTGGTGTCCGCGTCGATGAGCGCGAGCTCGGTGCCGGTCATCCCGGCGAACATCTCCACCATGTCGACGTCCACGGCGGTGCTCAGGACGGTGTGGTGCGGCCCGCCGGCCGTCAGCCAGCACTCGGCGGACGTCGCCAGGGTCGGCCGCGGCGTCCAGACCGCGCAGGCCACCGGAAGCCTCGGCAGCTCGTGGTCGGGCTCCACGACGTCGATCGCGTTGGCGATCATCCGGAACCGGTCGCCCAGGTCGCACAGGCCGACCACGACGCCCGGCCCCGGCGCGGCGGTGAACCGCAGCCGGACCGGGTCCTCGCGGCCACCGATGCTCAGCGGGTGGATCTCGACCGTGGGCCGGGCGGCGGAGATGGTCGGGCAGACCTCCAGCATGTGGGCGCCGAGGATGCGCTGCGGCCCGGGGCCCAGGTGGTAGGTGTAGTCCTCCATGAACGACGTGCCGCCGGGCAGGCCGGCGCCCATCGTCTTGACGGCCCGCAGGAGCAGCGCGGTCTTCCAGTCGCCCTCGCCGCCGAAGCCGTAGCCGTCCGCCATCAGCCGCTGCACCGCGAGGCCGGGGAGCTGGCGCAGCCCACCGAGATCCTCGAAGTTGGTCGTGAACGCCCGGTAGCCGCCGTCGGTGAGGAACTGGCGCAGACCGGCCTCGACCCGGGCCGCGTAGCGCAGCGCGTCGTGGCGCGGGCCGCCGGCGCGCAGCTCGGGGGCGACGTCGTACAGCTCGTCGTAGACGTCGACCAGCTCGTCGATCGCCACGCCGCCGACCGCGTCCACCACGGCGACCAGGTCGTTGATCGAGTACGTGTTCACGGCGACGCCGAACCGGATCTCGGCGGCGACCTTGTCGCCCTCGGTCACGGCCACACCGCGCATGTTGTCGCCGAAGCGGACGAGGCGCATGCCGCGCAGGTCGGCGCGGGCGATCGCGACCCGGGCCCAGGCCCCGACGCGGTGGCGGGTCAGCGCGTCGTCCACGTGCCCGACGACGGTCACCCGGGGCAGGCGCAGCCGGGTCTGGATGTAGCCGAACTCGCGGTCGCCGTGGGCGGCCTGGTTGAGGTTCATGAAGTCCATGTCCAGGCTGTCCCAGGGGAGCGCCTGGTTGGCCTGGGTGTGCAGGTGCAGCAGCGGCTTGTCCAGCGCCTCCAGCCCCCGGATCCACATCTTCGCCGGGGAGAACGTGTGCATCCAGGCGATCACCCCGACGCACGACGGGTCCGCGTTGGCCCGCTGGCAGGCGTCGGCGATGGCGTCGGCGTCGGTCAGCACCGGCCGCCAGACAACCTGCGCCGGGATCGTGGCGTCGCCGTCGAGCCCGGCCGCGATGTGGCGCGACTGCGCGGCGACCTGGTCGAGCGTCTCGGGCCCGTACAGGTGCTGGCTTCCGGTGAGGAACCAGACGGTGGCGCCGGACAGCGCGGGCAGCGCCGGGGAAAGCGCGGGCAACGACATACAGCCTCGTCCCAGGGGAAATGCCGGCACCGGCACACGGAATGGGCAGAGCGCGCCGGCGGATGGACGACCGGGCGGGAACCGGACAGGCTCGATGTTAGCGCTAACATTTCGGGCGTCAAGGGAACGTCGGCGAGCGGGTCGGGACGACGATCTACTGGTCGCCGGGGCGCCGCGCCGCCGCGGCGCGCGGCCTCGCGCCGGCCGCGCGGCGCGGCGGGGCGACGCTCTCGCGCTCGACCAGGCAGGGCGGGATCGGCGCGAGACGCGGCAACCCGCCCGCCGGCGGGTCGTCCATCTGGGCCCGCAGCAGGTGAACGGCCTGGGCGGCGACGGCCTCGAAGTCCGGGCGGACGGTCGTCAGCGCCGGGCTGACGTAGCCCGCCTCCGGGATGTCGTCGAACCCCACGACGCTCACGTCGCGGGGCACCGACCGGCCGGCCTCGCGCAGCGCCTTCATGATGCCCAGCGCCAGATGGTCGTTGGCGGCGAAGACCGCGCGCGCCCGCGGGATCCCCGCGAGCAGCTGCCCCGCCTCGTACCCGGAGTCCAGCGACCAGTTCGCGGTGATGACCGGTGGTATCTCGGCGCCGGCGTCGAGCAGCGCCTGCCGCCAGCCGGCCACCCGCTCGGCGCTGTCGAACCAGTCCGGCGGCCCGGACACGTGCCAGACCGTCTCGTGCCCCGCCGCCAGCAGGCACTGCGTCGCCAGCCGGGCTCCGAGCCGCTGGTCGACGGTCACCAGGCGCCGCGGGCGGGCCGGGTCGCCGTCGATGACCACCAGCGGCAGGTCGTCCGGAACGTCGTCCAGCGCCTCGTTCGCCGACCGGACCGGCGCGATCACCACGATCCCGGCCACCCGCTGCTCCAGCAGCCGGGTGACCGCGTCGACGATCGAGGACCGGTCGAGCACCGGCACGCTGGCCACGCCGACGGCGAAACCGTCCGCGCTCACCGCCCGCTCGACGGCGGTCAGCACCGCCGTCGGCCCGTACAGCGCCGTGTTCTGCGCGACGATCCCGACGACGTGGGAGCGGCCGGTGACCAGCGCCCGGGCCGCCCGGTTCGGCCGGTACCCGAGTTGCTCCATCGCCGCGCGCACTCGCAGCCGCGTCTGCTCCTTGACGTTCGGGTGGTCGTTCAGCACCCGCGAGACCGTCTGGTGCGACACGCCGGCCAGCCGGGCGACGTCGGTCATCCCCGGCGGCCGCCGGGCCGCCGGGCGGTCCCGAGCCTCGCCCTCTGCCGCGGGTGGAAATTCGCTGGACCCGCGACGTTCGCCGAACCCGGATGGTGTTTGCCGTCCCGCCATGTTAGCGATCACTTTAGCATTGACCGAAGGCGGGTTGGCGCAGCGCGACTGGCTGCGCGGACCTCAGGCCGGTCGGCGGCCCCAGGCGATGGCCGTCGCGAACGCGAGATCGAAGAACGCCGGATCCGCCAGCAGTTCCAGCGCCTGGTCCAGCGTGTCGTCCGAGGCGAGGTCGAACTCCCGGATGCGCGCACGCAGCCGGGTCAGGGTCAGTGTCCAGCACAGAGCCGAGGCGTTGGCGCCTCCGGTGGCCGGGAGGTGGGCGGTCGTCCCGACGCCGACGAGGTTCCGGTCAGCCAGCGGGCCTGGGAAGCGCCGCGCCCAGGTCGAGTCGGTGCCGATGGTCTTCGCCAGGACCTGGCCGATCGCGTGCATTGCCTGGCCGAACGGAGGGTGCGGGGACGAGTCGAGCGGGAAGTTGGCGATCGACTCGATCACGATCGTGCCGCCCGGCCGAAGCCAGGTGACCAGGCGGTCCAGGACCTTGTCGCGCTCGGGGAGATGCTCCAGGACGAAGCGGGCATGGATGAGGTCGAACGGCGCCCCGTCCGGTGGCGGATCCCGGGTGATGTCGTGCCGCAGGACCGTCAGGCACTCGGCGGTCAGCCCGGTCAGGTGACCGGTGTCGATGTCGGTCGCGACGACCTGGCCCGTGGCGGCGACCCGGCCGGCGAGCCAGGCCGCGATCGACCCGCCGCCGGCACCGACCTCCAGGCACCGCCAGCCCGCGGCGACGCCCAGCTCGTCCAGGACCCGGATGGTCGTCGGGTCGCAGACCGTGGCCATGGCCGCGAGCCGGGCCCGTTCGGCCGCCTCCGGGCCCCCGAGCACGTCGTCCGCATATCGGAGCTTCCGCTGGCTGGACACCGTTCAGACCCTAGCGTTTCAACATCACTTCGCGTACTGGTTGGCCGGGTGGGGGAGGCCGAGATGGTGGCGCAGGGTGTTTCCGGTGTATTCGGAGCGGAAGAGCCCGCGCCGGCGCAGTTCGGGGGTGACGTGCTCGACGAAGGCTTCCAGCCCGGACGGGAAGACGTCGAAGTTGAGGTTGAAGCCGTCGGCGGCCCGGCTGCGGAACCAGTGCTCGATGCTGTCGACGATCTGCTCCGGCGAGCCGACCACCTGGCGGTGGCCACCGCCGTTGCTGAGCAGGAGCTCGCGGACGGTGTAGCCGCGGTCGCGGGCGAGGTTCACCGTGGCCTCGAAGAAGCCCCGGGAACCGGCGAACTGGCCGACGTCGGCGAGCAGGTCGTAGGGAAGCTCGCGGTCGAGGTGGACGTCGGCGGGGTCGAGGCCCAGCTGCGCGGCCAGCCGGGGCAGCTCCAGGTCATACGGGAACAGTGCGTCCAGCTCGGCCTTGCGGGCGAACGCCTCCGCCTCGGTGGAGCCGATGATCGGGAACAGCCCGGGAAGAATGACCAATGCGGCCGGCTCGCGCCCGAAAAGCCGGGCCCGGTGCTTCAGGTCCGCGTAGAAGTCGACGGCTTCCCGATGGGTGGTCTGCGCGGTGAAGACCACGTCGGCGATCCGGGCCGCGAAGCGTTTCCCGGTCTCGGACGACCCCGCCTGGACCAGCACCGGGCGGCCCTGTGGCGAGCGCGGCACGTTGAGCGGGCCGCGCACGGAGAAATGCTCTCCCTCGTGGTGGATCGGGCGTAGCCGGGCCGCGTCGGCGAACACGTCGGCCTCCTGATCGGCGATGATCGCGTCGTCGTCCCAGCTGTCCCAGAGCTTGGTCAGGACGTCGACGAACTCCTCCGCCCGGTCGTAGCGGGCCTCGTGGTCGGGCACCTCGTGGACGCCGAAGTTCGCGGCGGCGCGCGGCGAGTAGGAGGTGACGACGTTGAGCGCGGCACGGCCCCGGCTGAGGTGGTCCAGTGAGGAGAACCGGCGGGCCAGGTTGAACGGGTCGTTGAACGTCGTCGACGCGGTGCCGATGAGGCCGACGTGCTCGGTGGTCCGGGCGAGCGCGGCGAGCAGGACCGTCGGCTCCAGGGCCTGCCACGGCTTCTCGGCCGGTTCGGAGATCAGCGCGACGCCGTCGGAGAGGAAGACCGCGTCGAACGTGCCCTGCTCGGCCAGCCGGGCTATCTCCGTGAAGTAGTCGATGTCGAGAAACGACCGGGGATCGTCCTGGAACCGCCAGGCGCCCGGGTGCTTGCCGGCGTCGAGGATGTTGACGTTGAGGTGCAGCTCGCGGTCGTCGGAGGTCATCACCGGCTCGTTTCGTCGGTCGGGGAGTCGGGCCCGGTGCTGACGCCGATCTCGGTCAGCAGCGTCCGGCGCAGGTCCTCGAAGGCGGCGCCGCCGCGGGAGCGCGGCCGGGGGATGTCGACGGGACGGTCGAGGCTCTTGTGGCCCGCCTTGAGCACGGCGACGCGGTCGGCGAGCAGGATCGCCTCGTCGATGTCGTGCGTGACGAGCAGGACCGACGGGTTGTGCCGGGCGCAGAGCTGGGCGACCAGGCTGTGCATCCGGATCCTCGTCAGCGCGTCGAGGGCGGCGAACGGCTCGTCGAGCAGCAGCAGCTTGGGCTCCCGCACCAGCGCCCTGGCCAGCGCGACCCGCTGGGCCTCGCCGCCGGACAGGGTGCGCGGCCAGTCGTCGGCGTGGTCGGCCAGGCCCACCTCGGCCAGGGCGTCGTTCGCCGCGGCGCGTGACGCGAGCGCCTTGGGCCGGCCGAGGACGACGTTCTTCCAGACCGGCATCGACGGAATGAGGCGGGGCTCCTGGAAGACCACCGAGCAGGCCGCCGGGACGTGGATGGTGCCGTCGTCGACCGTCTCCAGCTCGCAGAGGATCTTCAGCAGGGTGCTCTTGCCGCTGCCGGACGCGCCGAGCAGGGCGACGAACTCGCCGGGAGCGATGTCGAGGTCGAAATCGGTGAGAACCCGCTTGTCCCCGAACGACTTCGCCGCGCCCCGGATATGGACGGAATGGGTGGTCGGCGGCGCCTCGACTGTCGTCGTCACGCGCTCACCACCGTGGCTCGCCATGGCAGCAGCACTCTCTCCAGGATGCGGACGAAAAGGTCGATGAGCAGCCCGAGCACCGTGTAGACGAGGAGCAGGGCGAGAATGATGTCGTTGCGGAAGGCGTCCTGCGCGTTCCCGACCAGGTAGCCGAGACCGGAGTCGGCGTTGATCTGCTCGGCGGCGATGAGGGCGAGAATGGAGACGCCCATCGAGTACCGGAGCCCGACGAGTATTCCGGGCATCGCGTTCGGAATGATAATCCGCCGGGTCAGCGCGAAACCGCGGACACCGAAGACGCGGGCCGCCTCGATCAGCTTCGGGTCGATCGCCCGGACGGCGGCATAGGTGTTCAGGTAGATCGGGAACGTGCACGCGAACGCGATCAGCACCGTCTTCGCCGTCTCGCCGATGCCGAACCACACGACGACGAGCGGCGTGATGGCCAGGAACGGGATCATCCGGACCATCTGCATCGTGGCGTCGAGCAGTTCCTCGCCGAGCCGGCTGAGGCCCGTGGTCAGCCCGAACACGAGCCCGACGGCGAGCCCCAGGGCCAGGCCGACCCCGGCGCGGCGCAGGGAGATCGACAGCGCGTCCTGCAGCTGGTGGGTGGAGATCAGATGGCCGAGCGCGTCGACGACGGTCGGCGGCGAGTCGAGGATGCGCGCGGGAATCAGGCCGGTCTCGGAGCCGACCGCCCAGGCCACCAGGACGGCGACCGGGACCGCGAGCCGCAGCGCGCGGCGCAGGCCGCGCACGGGCGAGCCGCCCCTGCGGTCGCCCGCGGCCGGAGCGGAACGGCTGAGGTCGCGGCTGCCGCCGGCAGGGGCCGGTGGGGCGGTGGCCGGCGGGGCGGTGGCGGGCGGGTGCCGGGGCGGCGACAACTGTTCGGGTTCGATGGCCGGGCTCGCCGGCGCGGGCGCGGTATTGACCGCGATGGGATGCGAGGGCATCGCTTACCTCTGCCTGTGAACGGTCGGGAAAGGCGAGAGGCCGCCCGTCCGTGGGCGGACGGCCTCTCGCCGGGATGGGTCAGCTGGTGGGCTGCGGCACGCCGTTCGCCGCGTTCCCGGCTGAGATGACCGCGTTGAACGACTGGTCGTACTGGGCGCTGACGTCGACCTTCGTCTTGATGACGCCGCCCTCGACCAGCAGGTCGGCGAGGGCCTGCTCCTTGGTGATGATCTCCGGCGTGGTCGGGGTCAGGTAACTGCCGATGGCCTTGGCCTCTTCCAGCGAGTACTTCGCCGGCACGTTCCCGACCGTCTCCGACAGCTTGGCCAGCGCCGGCAGGTTCTTCGGGTACCAGGCGTAGAACTTCGTCAGGCGGGTGAGCACGTCGGAGAACGCGGCCCGCTTCGCCGGGTCCTTCAGGGCCTTCGTGCTGGCCACGAACGCGTTGAGCCCGGGCAGGCCGATGTCGTCCTGCGTGGCGATGACCCGGGCGGTTCCCTCCGCGATGAAGGGGACGGCGACAGAGGTCGAGGTGCTCAGGACGTCGGTGGCGCCGGCCGCGAAGGTGCTGCCCTGCGTCGCGGCCTGAATGACGATCGGCGTCACGTCGTCGGGGGTCAGACCGGCCTTCTTGAGGTCCAGCAGGTACTGGGCCTGGATGTTGCCGCCGTTGTTGTAGGCGTACCGCTTGCCCTTGATGTCGGCGAGGCTGGTGATGCCGGACTTCGTCGTCGCGATGGTCTCGTAGATCGGGTAGGTGGTGGCCAGGACGCCGATCGTCTTGGCCGGCGCGTTCTCGGCGGTCCACGGCGTCGCGCCGTTCGCGTTGGCCAGGGTGACGGAGACGTCACCGAAGTTCACGCCCGCGTCGATCGCGTTCGCCAACAGGGCCGTCATCATCGGGGCCGGGCCGGCGAACGTCGACCACGAGACCTTGTACGGCGTGTCGTCGAAGATTCCCGAGGCCTTGATCTGGGCCGATTCGCTGGCGGTGATCTGACCCAGTCGCAGGGTCACCTTGCTCAGGTCGGGAGTGGCCGCGGCCGTGCCCGACGTGGCCGGGGTCGCGGCGGAACCCCCCGAGCTGGAGCAGGCCGCCGCGGTGAGCCCGAGGCTGAGGGCGACGAGGACAACGACGCCCCGTCTGTTGCGCGCGAGCCTAGTGGTGGAGCCCTTCACGATGTTTCCCTTTCGATGTGCTAAATGCTGTGGGAGTGATTCTTGGTGCGTTCCGCCGGGTCAGGGCCGGTAGGGGCGCTGCCTCGCAGCTGCACGCGGTGGACGATGCGCACCGCGTCGGGGTCGAAATCGTCGGCGCGCCGGTGCCAGATCGCCCGGTTGTCCCAGAAACCGACACCACCGTTGTTCCAGCGGTACTGGATGATGTTGTCGATATCGAGAGTGTGGTCGTAGAGCAGCTCCAGCAGAGCCGCGCTTTCCCGTGGGGAAAGGCCCTTGATCGCGCGGGTGAATCCCGGGTTGACGAAGAGGCCCTTGCGGCCGGTCTCAGGGTGAACGGCGACCACCGGATGCTCGACGAAGCCTCCGTCGACCGGCTCGTCCTCCCACACGCCGGTCGCGCTGATACCGCCGCCGGCGCGGCTCGGCCGGCCGAACGAGTGGATCGCGACGAGGCCGTCGAGCAGGTCGTGGATCGGCGGGCTCAGCGTTTCGTAGGCGGCCTGCGCCGACGCGAACAGCGTCGCCCCACCCACCGGGGGGAGCTTGACGATGTTGAAGACCGAGCCGGCCGGCGGCGTCGCCTGGAAGGTGATGTCGACGTGCCAGCCGTGGTGGCGCCCGACCTTGACGTACTCCTCCCGGAACTCGCGGCTGTCGAACGCGACGACCTCCCGGTGGTCCGCGTCGACGGGCGCGAGGATCGCGCTCGGCGCCGTGAGCTCGCCGA is a genomic window of Pseudofrankia inefficax containing:
- a CDS encoding LmeA family phospholipid-binding protein, coding for MALLVLQLVGLAVVDRVAAHLAASQMVSQVQKSQQLPTKPEASVGGFPFLTQVVAGNYKDIGLRIHRVAVSDLCVDDIDLHVRGAHLPLRKLIGNDVTTMPIDRVVGTVKLTYADLNAYLAGQPGDVRLAAAKNGMRVSAPVDVPIVGQVKVFGDVRATVLDNRLTIAPTALGVDGLGALSIPAGAVRTLTVDVPLSGLPMNLRLTEARTTSAGVEVTAEADHLNLDTTKTSTTQLRGC
- a CDS encoding L-ribulose-5-phosphate 4-epimerase, with the translated sequence MSAQPHWPGVAEARERLVELHLSLVDNGLVAWTSGNVSARARGADGHEVMVIKPSGIDYAALSAATMVVCDLHGAVLDGGLSPSSDTAAHAYVYRHRPDVGGVVHTHSPYACAWAARHEPIPCVLSAMADEFGGPIPVGPLSAIGDDSIGRGIVDTLDGHRSPAVLMANHGVFTIGPDARAAVKAAVMCEDVARSAHYAHQLGIPKAIPPDMVDRLYNRYQNAYGQHDQPTPSG
- the araB gene encoding ribulokinase — protein: MTTTAEPAAADACVVGIDFGTLSGRASVIRVRDGHELATAVHAYPDGVIDTRLPGGRTLPPDWALQNPRDWIAVLATAVPAAVRDAGVDPAQIIGIGTDFTACTVLPTTADGTPLCELPGYGDRPHAWPKLWKHHAAQPHADRINALAHARREPWITRYGGKISSEWQVAKALQVLEEDPEAYAATERWIEAADWIVWQLTGVETRNACTAGYKGILQDGAYPTPGFFAALNPAFADYADTRLSTGLLPLGAPAGRLTERAAGWTGLPAGIVVAAGNVDAHVSAPAVGVTEPGHLLAVMGTSTCHVMSADTLAEVPGMCGVVDGGIIAGRYGYEAGQSGVGDLFAWWTEHHVPGSYRDAARTAGISLHQHLTALTADDPVGAHGLLALDWMNGNRSILVDHTLSGVIVGLTLASRPEHVYRALLEATAFGTRRILEAFRDAGVPVAEFYAAGGLTQNTTLMQLYADVLGYPIHIAATSQAPALGSAIHAAVAAGAYPDVPAAAAVMGRVHRDAYRPDPARHDAYTRLYADYRTLHDYFGAAGTASAGVMRRLRGMRDAARREPAPALASPGTADRREPTTLTGDPR
- a CDS encoding LLM class flavin-dependent oxidoreductase; the encoded protein is MTSDDRELHLNVNILDAGKHPGAWRFQDDPRSFLDIDYFTEIARLAEQGTFDAVFLSDGVALISEPAEKPWQALEPTVLLAALARTTEHVGLIGTASTTFNDPFNLARRFSSLDHLSRGRAALNVVTSYSPRAAANFGVHEVPDHEARYDRAEEFVDVLTKLWDSWDDDAIIADQEADVFADAARLRPIHHEGEHFSVRGPLNVPRSPQGRPVLVQAGSSETGKRFAARIADVVFTAQTTHREAVDFYADLKHRARLFGREPAALVILPGLFPIIGSTEAEAFARKAELDALFPYDLELPRLAAQLGLDPADVHLDRELPYDLLADVGQFAGSRGFFEATVNLARDRGYTVRELLLSNGGGHRQVVGSPEQIVDSIEHWFRSRAADGFNLNFDVFPSGLEAFVEHVTPELRRRGLFRSEYTGNTLRHHLGLPHPANQYAK
- a CDS encoding class I SAM-dependent methyltransferase, producing MSSQRKLRYADDVLGGPEAAERARLAAMATVCDPTTIRVLDELGVAAGWRCLEVGAGGGSIAAWLAGRVAATGQVVATDIDTGHLTGLTAECLTVLRHDITRDPPPDGAPFDLIHARFVLEHLPERDKVLDRLVTWLRPGGTIVIESIANFPLDSSPHPPFGQAMHAIGQVLAKTIGTDSTWARRFPGPLADRNLVGVGTTAHLPATGGANASALCWTLTLTRLRARIREFDLASDDTLDQALELLADPAFFDLAFATAIAWGRRPA
- the araA gene encoding L-arabinose isomerase — encoded protein: MSLPALSPALPALSGATVWFLTGSQHLYGPETLDQVAAQSRHIAAGLDGDATIPAQVVWRPVLTDADAIADACQRANADPSCVGVIAWMHTFSPAKMWIRGLEALDKPLLHLHTQANQALPWDSLDMDFMNLNQAAHGDREFGYIQTRLRLPRVTVVGHVDDALTRHRVGAWARVAIARADLRGMRLVRFGDNMRGVAVTEGDKVAAEIRFGVAVNTYSINDLVAVVDAVGGVAIDELVDVYDELYDVAPELRAGGPRHDALRYAARVEAGLRQFLTDGGYRAFTTNFEDLGGLRQLPGLAVQRLMADGYGFGGEGDWKTALLLRAVKTMGAGLPGGTSFMEDYTYHLGPGPQRILGAHMLEVCPTISAARPTVEIHPLSIGGREDPVRLRFTAAPGPGVVVGLCDLGDRFRMIANAIDVVEPDHELPRLPVACAVWTPRPTLATSAECWLTAGGPHHTVLSTAVDVDMVEMFAGMTGTELALIDADTTVRSFVGDLRLNDLHFRLDRHR
- a CDS encoding ABC transporter permease; translated protein: MPSHPIAVNTAPAPASPAIEPEQLSPPRHPPATAPPATAPPAPAGGSRDLSRSAPAAGDRRGGSPVRGLRRALRLAVPVAVLVAWAVGSETGLIPARILDSPPTVVDALGHLISTHQLQDALSISLRRAGVGLALGLAVGLVFGLTTGLSRLGEELLDATMQMVRMIPFLAITPLVVVWFGIGETAKTVLIAFACTFPIYLNTYAAVRAIDPKLIEAARVFGVRGFALTRRIIIPNAMPGILVGLRYSMGVSILALIAAEQINADSGLGYLVGNAQDAFRNDIILALLLVYTVLGLLIDLFVRILERVLLPWRATVVSA
- a CDS encoding LacI family DNA-binding transcriptional regulator, coding for MTDVARLAGVSHQTVSRVLNDHPNVKEQTRLRVRAAMEQLGYRPNRAARALVTGRSHVVGIVAQNTALYGPTAVLTAVERAVSADGFAVGVASVPVLDRSSIVDAVTRLLEQRVAGIVVIAPVRSANEALDDVPDDLPLVVIDGDPARPRRLVTVDQRLGARLATQCLLAAGHETVWHVSGPPDWFDSAERVAGWRQALLDAGAEIPPVITANWSLDSGYEAGQLLAGIPRARAVFAANDHLALGIMKALREAGRSVPRDVSVVGFDDIPEAGYVSPALTTVRPDFEAVAAQAVHLLRAQMDDPPAGGLPRLAPIPPCLVERESVAPPRRAAGARPRAAAARRPGDQ
- a CDS encoding ABC transporter ATP-binding protein translates to MASHGGERVTTTVEAPPTTHSVHIRGAAKSFGDKRVLTDFDLDIAPGEFVALLGASGSGKSTLLKILCELETVDDGTIHVPAACSVVFQEPRLIPSMPVWKNVVLGRPKALASRAAANDALAEVGLADHADDWPRTLSGGEAQRVALARALVREPKLLLLDEPFAALDALTRIRMHSLVAQLCARHNPSVLLVTHDIDEAILLADRVAVLKAGHKSLDRPVDIPRPRSRGGAAFEDLRRTLLTEIGVSTGPDSPTDETSR